Genomic segment of Acidobacteriota bacterium:
GGCATGGGGATCGTGAAGTCGGAGCTCGAAGACACGGCGTTCCGTTACCTTTCACCGCGGGAGTACCACGAGATCGAGCAGGCGGTGAAGGAAAAAATGAGGGTCGGCAGCGATCTTGTGGACTCTCGAAAGGAAGAGCTCCAGCGACGACTTTCCGAGGCGGGAATCGATGTCGAGGTGACGGGCCGGCTGAAGACGAACATCTCGATCCATCAGAAGCTCGTGCGCCAGGGGATCTCGATCGCACAGCTTTACGACTATCTCGCGTTCCGGGTCACGACCCCATCGGTGGCCGACTGCTACGCAGCCCTCGGGGTTGTTCACCAGCGATGGCGACCCGTCCCCGGACGGATCAAAGACTACATCGCGATGCCGAAGCCCAATTTCTACCAGTCGCTCCACACGACCGTGGTCGGCCAGGGGGGAACACCGTTCGAGGTCCAGATTCGTACGAGAGAGATGGATCTGATTGCGGAGCAGGGGGTCGCGGCTCACTGGAAGTACAAAGAGGGGCGGATCGGCTCGGACGGAGCAGATACGAGTTTTCTGTGGCTTCGGCAGCTGGTCGAGTGGCAGAGCGACGTCAAGGATCCCCGGACCTTCCTCAACTCCCTCAAAATCGACCTCTATCCTGACGAGGTCTACACGTTCAGTCCCCGGGGCGATGTCTTCGCGTTTCCGCGGGGGGCCACCGTCCTCGACTTCGCCTATCGCATCCACACCGACGTCGGGCATCAGTGCGTGGGTGTCCGGGTGAACGGACGTCTCGTTCCGATCAAAACAGCACTCCAGAACGGGGACATCGTCGAGATCATTACCGGACCCCACCAGAAGCCGAGCCGCGAGTGGTTGAATCTGGTCGTCACGGCGAGGGCAAGGCACAAGATCCGGCACTGGCTCAACACCGAGCAGAAGAAGCACTCCGTCGAGCTGGGACGGAAGCTGCTGGACAAGGAGGCGCGCAGGCACAAGGTGCAGCTGAAAAAGGTGATCGCCGCGGGGCAGCTGGACGAGCTCGCGAAGCGCCAGGGATCAGGGAAGGGAGAAGACCTGCTCGCTGATGTCGGCTACGGAAAGGTGAGTGCCCGCTCGGTGCTCGAATCACTCGCGCCGGAGCGGATGAAGGAACCTCCGCAGGACGACGGGGTGATCCAGCAAGCCGTCAGAAAGCTCTTTCCGTTCGGCTCTGCTGCCATCAAGGTTCGAGGCGCGGACGACATCATGACGTACCTCGCGAAATGCTGCAGCCCGCTGCCCGGCGAGCCGATCGTCGGATACGTGACCCGAGGCCGCGGTGTGGCGGTCCATGGGGTGAATTGTCCGAATGTGGAGAACCTGCTTTTCAACCCGGATCGGGAGATCAAGGTGGAATGGGGAGGGGAAGCCTCGCGAACCCGGTTCGCTGTCGATCTCGAATGCCTGCTGGAGGACCGCCCCGGTGCGCTGGCCCAGGCGCTGGCCGCGCTGGGCGATCTGCAGGTTCATCTGCTGCAGGTCGACGCGAGGACTGGTGAGGGGAGAGGGAGAATCGATCTGAGTGTCGAGATCGGGGACATCCGGCAGCTCGACCGCCTGACCCGCTCGATCCAGTCGATCGACGGAATCGTGACGGTCAGGCGGAAGTACAATCTCCGGCCCGCAATGGCGGCGGAGTAGAGGTCAGCGGGCGGCTTTGGCGACTTTTCCGGAGCGGATACAGCGCGTACAGACACGAATCCTTCGAACCGTGCCGTCGACCACGGCGCGCACCCTCTGCAGGTTGGGGAGCCACCGACGCTTGGTCACGTTGTTCGCGTGACTGACGTTGTTTCCGGAAACTGGTTTTTTGCCGCAGACTTCGCACATTCTTGCCATGAGATTCCTTCGTTATGCGGCCGCAGGATTGGGCGAGCTCGACGGCTGCTCCTCGGGCCGTGGCGTGTGAACATCGCGAGGTTTCAACTTATGCCCGGCTGTTGACACATGGCTGAAAAGAGTGTACTTTCGCCTCGAGTTCTGCCAGTCCAGACTGTGCCACGAGAAGTGAGAGATGGATGGGGTGAAGGGTGTTCTTCTCAAAGAGCAAAAACCTGGTCGGTCTTGATATCGGGTCCTCGGCGATTAAGCTCGTCGAGCTGAAAGAGAAAAAGGCCGGAAATTTCCAGCTCGTCAAAATCGGGTTGGAATCGCTGTCTCCGGAGGCCATCGTCGACGGCTCCATCATGGATTCCTCTCTGGTCGTCGAGACGATCTCCCGTCTGGCGAGCGAGCAGGGGGTAAAGAACCCGAATTTCGCCACCTCCCTGTCGGGTCATTCGGTGATCATCAAGAAGATCACTCTTCCTGCGATGTCTCCGGAGGAGATGGACGAATCGATCCAATGGGAGGCGGAGCAGTACATCCCCTTCGACATCAATGACGTGAGTCTGGATTACGTCCCCCTCGATACCGGGATGGGCGACAACGCGGACGTCATCCTGGTCGCCGTGAAGAAGGACAAGATCGGCGATTACACGTCGGTGATCAGCCAGGCGGGGAAAAACGCGGTTCACGTCGACGTCGACGCATTCGCCACGCAGAACTGCTACGAGTACAACTACGGGGGGACCGGGGCCGGCACCGTCGCCCTCGTCAACATCGGCGCTTCGGTGACCAATGTGAACGTCCTCGTCGGGGGGCAGTCGCAGTTCTGGAGGGACATCACCTTCGGGGGGAACCAGTACACCGACGCCATCCAGAGGGAGCTGAACCTTCCTTTCGAGTCGGCGGACGCTCTGAAGAGAGGTCAGCCGGCCGGTGAGTACACGATCGAGCAGGTGATTCCGGTGCTGAACTCGGTTTCCGAAGACTTTGCGGGCGAGCTTCGGAAGACCCTCGACTTTTTCACGGCAACCTCGGGCAACGCCGGAGTGGACGAAGTGATGCTCTCCGGTGGCGGGGCCTCGGTACTGAACCTGGAGTCGATTCTTTCGGACAAGTTCGCCTTTCCGGTCCACACCCTGAATCCATTCCGGAGTATCCAGGTCAACGAGGGGGATTTCAATCCGGAGTGGCTGTCGGAGGTCGGGCCGAGTATGGCTGTCGCAGTGGGGCTGGCCTTGAGGAAGCTGGGTGACGCATGATCAGGATCAATCTCGTCAGCGAGGGACGCGGTCCGCGGGGTGGCGGTGCAGCATCGGCCGTCGGCGGCGCGATGACCGAGGCCGCTCCGGGCGACCTCAACAACAAGGTGCTCGTCGGCATCGCGCTGGTCGGGCTGATCCTCGCCGGCGCGTACTGGTTCCTCTTCTGGAGCCAGAGGAACCGCCTCGAGAACCAGGCCGTGGAGCTGCGGGCCGAAGCACAGGCTCTCGAGAAGATCATCCGGGAAGTCGAGCAGTTCAAGCAGAGAAAAGCGGACCTCGAGCTTCGGATCAATCTGATCAATGACCTCAAGAAGAACCAGAAGATGCCGGTTCGAGTCATGGATCGTGTCAGCCAGAATCTTCCTGACCTGCTCTGGTTGACCAGCATGCGCGTAACCGGGACGCAGGTGGAAATCGAGGGGCAGGCGCTCAACACTGCTGCCGTTGCGGTGTTCGTCGAGAACATCAAAGGGGATCCTCTCTTCGCTGAACCGAACGTAAGGAGAATCTCGCGGCAGGGCAACACTGAGGTCTACCAGTTCCAGATGGGATTCACATTCTTTCTTCCGCAGCTTCCCGAAGAGGCGGAACAAGGAGAAATCGTGGAGCCGGCGGCGTGACGGGAGGGGTTGAAAAGTGACGGGTCTCGAAGGAAAACCTCTCTACTACGGCCTGCTGGTGGGAGCTCTGATCGCCGGCATGCTCGTGGCGTTGGTGCACTTTTTCCCGGTCGCCACCCTCAAGACCGAGATCCAGACTCTCGAGGACGAGATCGACACCCTCGAAACAAGGATCGCGGAGGGGAGGGCAGCCGAGAGAGAGCTTCCGCAATTTCGGGACGAGGTCGCACGCCTCGAGCTGGAGCTGGAGCGTCTGAAGAAAATTCTTCCCTCCCAGCGCAACACCGAGGAGATCATCAAGAAGGTCAAGGCGCTCGTCGATGAAGGAGACTTCGTCCTCAAGAATCTCAACTTCCCCGAGTTCAACGCGGTCGAGAGCGATATTTACATGGAATGGCCGATCTCGGTCGCGCTCGACGGTCGTTACCATGACCTCGCCATACTCTTCAACAAGCTCGGCAACTTTTCGAGAATCATGAACGTCGAGAACATTCAGATCGACGCTCTCAGCCAGCAGGACGAGCGAACGGTGTCGAGCCAGTTCACGGCGAAGACGTTCGTGCTGATCGAAGAGACCGGGAACGAAGAAGGAACGCCGGGAGGAGAATGACGATGAATCGACTCAGGTTGCTGGCGTTTCTTCTGGCGATCCTTCTGATTCCGGCCGGCCTGGCTCCGGCACAGGAAGCGACATCGGCCGAGCCCGAATCGGAGCAGGAGTCCGCTCCGGAAGACGTTCTTCAGGATCTCGAGAGCATTCTGGAAGAGGATGCGGTCGATACCTATCGTTACGATCCCCAGGGGCGCCGCGATCCTTTCCGATCGCTGATTCGCGGACGTGAGTCGGCCGTTCGAACCGATGTTCCTCCGGGCGTGCCCGGGTTTCTGATCGACGAGATCGACCTCCAGGGCGTGATTCGCTCCCGATCGGGGCTCGTGGCGACGATCAAGGGCCCGGACAATATCGGCTACACGATCCGGCCGGGCGACAAGCTTTACGATGGAGAAGTCCTGAGGATCACGCCGACGGCGGTTTACTTCCGGCAGGAAGTCAATGATCCGACACTGATCGAACGACAGCGGGAGGTCGTCAAGGAACTCGACAACCGGCCCGGAGGACGTGGCTGATGTCTTGGAGGAGCGTGTGATGGTGGAGGTGGGAATGATGAGGATGAAGCTCCAGTACGTTCTCGGTGGAGCCCTGATGCTGGCGGCGTTCGGCTGCTCGTCAGCGGGCGTGACTCCGGATGATCCGTCGAGCCCGGTCAGGGCGAGCGCCGTTTCCGGCGAGTCGGTCGAAAAACCCGTGCTGACGTCGATCAGGTCCGAGCTCGTACCTTCGCCGCGGCTCGTTTTCAATACGACCCAACACCCTTCGTACACTTCCTACAGCCCCCAGGCCGACGTTTTCGTCGTCGACCTCCCCTCGGTGACTCGAGCGGCCGGACTCGAGATCCCCTCGAATCTTCCTCCGATCGTGGCTTCTCTCGCCGCGGAAGAGGTTTTCGAGCTCGGGACCCCGATCACACGGATCACCGTCCGCCTGACCGGCGATCTCGATCCGAGCGTCTCGACCGAAGGAAAAAACCTCGTCATCAGTCTCGGGGAAACCGATCCTGTGGCAATTGCGGATGAGCCTGCCGCGCAGTGGGGAGATGACGAGGGCGTTCGACTTGCCGAGCCCGTCGTGACGAGCGAGGCGCTGCCGACGGCGGAACCGGTCGTACCGATTCTCGACGAGCCGCTCGAGGATTCGAGCGAGCCAGCCATCGCTACCGTCACGGAGCCTCGGCTCGTCATCGTTCCCGACCAGATGGCTTCGAATCTTCTGGGAGTCAAAGTCGAAACCACGAGCGAAGGTCTCGTCGTGAAGCTCCGAACCGATGGACGCGTCGATTACAAAAGTTTCACGCTGCCGGACCCGGCCAGGATCGTGGTCGACCTGAACGGACTGGTCAACCGGTCGGAGCGCTCGGTGATCTCGACGGGTAGCGCCTCAGTTCAGCGGGTTCGGGTAGCGCAATTCAGCAGTGATCCCGATCCGGTCGCGCGCGTCGTGCTCGATCTCAAGGGAGACCATCCGTATACCGTCCGGCAGGCGGCCGAGGGGCTGGAAGTGGTGATGTCCGACGCCGCCCGTCCAGTCCGAACGATGCTTGCAAGCGAGATCGACACGGACCTCCCCGCAACTCGCGTGGCCCCGAAAATGACGGCGGCGGATCTGCCGAGGGAAGCGCCGGAAGATGTCTTCAGAGTGTCGGATGCAGCGGGGGTCGAGCAGGATGCGACTCACCTGGTTTATGCGCCGCAGACGGTCCGCGAACCGGAGCCGCCGCCGCAGGAGCGGCCAATCGACACCAGCGTGATCCGGAGCACCGTCGAGCAGGAACCGGTCGACGACGTGTTCCAGCAGGGCGTCACTCCGGGCGCGACGGTCGAGGGCGGTACGGTTCTCCTGCCGGGAGAGAGCCGGGAAGTCGGCGCGATGGAGCGGATCTTCACCGGCGAGCCGATCGACATCACGTTCACCAACGCGGACCTGATCGACGTGTTGAGACTCTTCAGCGAGATCACCGGGTTGAACATTGCGATCGATCCGGAAGTGCGGGGGACGGTCACGGTCCGGTTCGAAGGAGTTCCGTGGGATCAGGCGCTCGATCTGATTCTCCGGCAGAACGACCTGACCTACACGTACAGCGGCAACGTCATGCGGATCGGAACGATCAACCGCCTGACGGCCGAGGCCGTACGGACACGTGAGCTCGCCGAAGAAGAGCGAAACAACGTGCCTCTCCGGACTGTCATCAAATACCTTTCATATGCACGGGCACCCGACGTCCAGTCGATTCTCAGTGCCCTCAGCACGCCGCGCGGTACGATCATCGTCGACGCGCGTACCAATCAGTTGATTATCTCCGAGGTCCCGGACGTGTTGCAGACGATGTTCGATCTGATCGAGACGATCGATGTGGCAACGCCCCAGGTCATGATCGAAGCGAGAATCGTCGAAACGACGAAGAACTTCGCGCGTCAGCTCGGAATCACCTGGGGCTTCAACGGGACTCTCGACCCGGCACTCGGCACGGGGACTGGCCTCACGTTCCCCAACCGGGTGGATGTCACGGGCGGGCCATTCGACTTCGGAGCTGGCAATCCCGTCCTCGATCTGAGCTTCATGGATGTGCTGGGCACCTTCGATCTCGATGTTCTCCTCACGGCAGCCGAAAGCGAGGGACTGGTCAAGGTGGTCTCGGCGCCGAAGGTCACCACTCAGGACAATCAGGCCGCAGAGATCCAGAGCGGTGTCCAGATTCCCGTGCAGACGCGCGTGAACTTCACCACGACCGTCACCTACATCGACGCGACGCTCAGGCTCTCGGTCACACCGCAGGTCACGGCAGTCGGAACGGTCATCATGGACATTCAGGTTCAGAAGACGGAGCCGGCGCTCGGTCTGACTGTAGTCGGCGGGACGAACTCGCCGCTGATTACCAGACGAGCCCAGACCAAGCTGATGGTGCGTGACGGCGGAACGACCGTGATCGGTGGTATTTACCAGGCCACCGACAACAATGCGCAATCAAGAGTTCCGTTCCTGCACCAGATTCCGGTGCTGGGCAACCTGTTCAAGAACAATGACATCTCTTCGAGGCACGACGAGCTGCTGATCTTCATTACGCCGCGGATCGTGAGGGTACAGTGAGGGTAGGAGCGATGATGAAAAAGCTGACACTGACGGTCGCAGCACTCATGGCACTCGCCGGCTGCGACGACGTGGCCCGGGAATCTTCGCCGGTCGAGCTCGTCGCGACGGTGACGCCGGATGTCGTCCAGCTGGTGGACCTTGCGGACCCCGTTTGCCCGGATCTGGTCACCGTGGTCGTGAACGCGATCGCGAAGAATCCTCTTTCGGAGGAGACTTTTCTCGACGTTCGGCTGACCCGAATGAGGGTTTCGTACAGGCGAACCGATGGCGGAACACTGAGACCCAGCTCGTTCGTCAGAACGATCTCGGGCCTGGTTCCGATCGGGGGTACCGCATCCGTGAATACTCGGGTGTTTCAGGCCGACGCGACAAACGAGGCTCCGTTCGCCGCGCTCATGCCCAGCAACGGTGGGGTCGATCCGGAAACCGGACGGAGAGTCGTGCAGATGGATGTCATTCTCGAGATCTTCGGAGAGACCCTCTCCGGCGAAAATGTAGCAACGAGCGTCAGTTTCCCGGTTGATTTCTGTTTCAACTGCGGCGGGTGCGCTTGAGAGTCGGGTGTGGAAATGACGGGGGAAACAATGGATAGAAGGACAGTCAAGGCAATCGCGGTGCTCATGCTCCTGCTGGTCGCGGCCTGTTCGGGAGATTCGCCGACTGCGCCCCCTCCGGGCGGTGGCGGTCCCGGGGGCGGAGGAGCCCAGGCAGTGACCGTGGCCATCGAGGCTTCGAACGACGATCCGCTCGTCAACTCCACCTCGACGATCATCGCGACAGTGACCCAGAACGGTCAGCCGGCCGTCGACGGTACCGCTGTCGAATTTTCGACGACTCTCGGCATTTTCTCCGAGACCGGGACGGCGACGACCGTCAAGATCACCGATGAAGGGAAGGCAACGGTCACGCTGACCTCGAGCCAACCCGGCTCGGCGACGGTACGGGCCCGCGTCGGGTCTGCAGTCGCCACGACGGGAGTCACCTTCAGGGCTCAGGGAACCGGTCCCCCGCCGACCAATGGAGGCCCGACGATCAACTCCATCTCCCCGACGACGGGAAGTCCCGAAGGCGGCGAGATCATCACGATCAACGGTACCAACTTCCAGGCACCAGTTCGGGTACTCTTCGGCAACCGCGAAGCGACAGTCGTCTCGGTGACCGAGACCGAGATCAGGGTCGTGGCACCGAGGATCGATCTCCCACTCGACACTCAGTTTCAGGAAGTGCAGATCACCGTCATCAGCGGCGTCGGCACGGACGATGAGGCAAGCGTCACCGCCGCACAGAGGTTCCGTTATGAGCGTCAGATTCTGACGCCCAATCTCTTCAGCGTGACTCCTTCGTCCGGTCCGAACGAGGGGAACACCCGCGTGAGCATCATCGGTGAAGGCTTCCAGGCACCGGTTCGCGTATTCTTCGGAACGGGCATCGGAGTGGAAGCAGCGGTTCAGCAGGTCACATTCAACGAGATCATCGTCCTGACGCCTCCTGCGCTCGGTTTGGGAAGCGCGCTGGCGAACAGCGAAGTTCCGATCCGCGTCACGAACGTCGCCTCGAACACCTCGGCGACTTTGTCGCCTGCATTCCGTTACGGACCTGAAATGGTGATCACCGGCATTTCGCCGGGAGTCGGTTCCGGTTCAGGTGGAACGGAAGTCACCATTTTCGGTTGGGGATTCGACGACCCGGTCGCCGTCACGATCGGCGGGATCGGAGCACAGCCGATCAAGGTCTCGGGAACCGAGATCGTCGCGATCACAGGAGCTCCCCTACCGGCATGCGGTGGCACCGTGAGCGGTCCGACCACCGTGACGAATCTCGAAGATGGTAACTCGGCAGAAGGGCCCGAGTTCCAGTTCGTGTTCGTCAACCCCAGCATTACGTCAATTTCGCCCAGCTCGAGCACTGCGGGCGGAACCATCCAGATCACGGTCGCAAACCCCGGCCCCGGCAGCGTGAGGTTCGAGATCGGCGGTCAGACGGTGATCCCCACAGCGGGAGTCCAGATCGGTCCGGACCTCTTCCGATACAGCGTGACCGTTCCGACCAACCTCGACTTCGAGGAGGAGGAGTGTGGCGTCAACGGGACTCGGGAGATTCCGACCGCCTTCGACGTGACCTTCATCAATGTCACGACGACCTGCACCGACAGTCTGCCTGGTGCTCTCACCGTCACGCCTCCCAGCACGGAGTGCGTCGAGC
This window contains:
- the rpmB gene encoding 50S ribosomal protein L28; translated protein: MARMCEVCGKKPVSGNNVSHANNVTKRRWLPNLQRVRAVVDGTVRRIRVCTRCIRSGKVAKAAR
- a CDS encoding pilus assembly protein PilM, which gives rise to MFFSKSKNLVGLDIGSSAIKLVELKEKKAGNFQLVKIGLESLSPEAIVDGSIMDSSLVVETISRLASEQGVKNPNFATSLSGHSVIIKKITLPAMSPEEMDESIQWEAEQYIPFDINDVSLDYVPLDTGMGDNADVILVAVKKDKIGDYTSVISQAGKNAVHVDVDAFATQNCYEYNYGGTGAGTVALVNIGASVTNVNVLVGGQSQFWRDITFGGNQYTDAIQRELNLPFESADALKRGQPAGEYTIEQVIPVLNSVSEDFAGELRKTLDFFTATSGNAGVDEVMLSGGGASVLNLESILSDKFAFPVHTLNPFRSIQVNEGDFNPEWLSEVGPSMAVAVGLALRKLGDA
- a CDS encoding bifunctional (p)ppGpp synthetase/guanosine-3',5'-bis(diphosphate) 3'-pyrophosphohydrolase translates to MIRFEDILEKVEAYKPDFDEEFLQKAYVYSAFAHKGQTRRSGEPYLIHPLNVAYILAEMRLDEVSIAVGLLHDVLEDTLTTKEELAALFGEEVAELVDGVTKISRYAYVSKEEQQAETFRKMILAMISDLRVILIKLADRLHNMRTLDHLPEERRVKIAQETMEIYAPIANRLGMGIVKSELEDTAFRYLSPREYHEIEQAVKEKMRVGSDLVDSRKEELQRRLSEAGIDVEVTGRLKTNISIHQKLVRQGISIAQLYDYLAFRVTTPSVADCYAALGVVHQRWRPVPGRIKDYIAMPKPNFYQSLHTTVVGQGGTPFEVQIRTREMDLIAEQGVAAHWKYKEGRIGSDGADTSFLWLRQLVEWQSDVKDPRTFLNSLKIDLYPDEVYTFSPRGDVFAFPRGATVLDFAYRIHTDVGHQCVGVRVNGRLVPIKTALQNGDIVEIITGPHQKPSREWLNLVVTARARHKIRHWLNTEQKKHSVELGRKLLDKEARRHKVQLKKVIAAGQLDELAKRQGSGKGEDLLADVGYGKVSARSVLESLAPERMKEPPQDDGVIQQAVRKLFPFGSAAIKVRGADDIMTYLAKCCSPLPGEPIVGYVTRGRGVAVHGVNCPNVENLLFNPDREIKVEWGGEASRTRFAVDLECLLEDRPGALAQALAALGDLQVHLLQVDARTGEGRGRIDLSVEIGDIRQLDRLTRSIQSIDGIVTVRRKYNLRPAMAAE
- a CDS encoding IPT/TIG domain-containing protein, which translates into the protein MDRRTVKAIAVLMLLLVAACSGDSPTAPPPGGGGPGGGGAQAVTVAIEASNDDPLVNSTSTIIATVTQNGQPAVDGTAVEFSTTLGIFSETGTATTVKITDEGKATVTLTSSQPGSATVRARVGSAVATTGVTFRAQGTGPPPTNGGPTINSISPTTGSPEGGEIITINGTNFQAPVRVLFGNREATVVSVTETEIRVVAPRIDLPLDTQFQEVQITVISGVGTDDEASVTAAQRFRYERQILTPNLFSVTPSSGPNEGNTRVSIIGEGFQAPVRVFFGTGIGVEAAVQQVTFNEIIVLTPPALGLGSALANSEVPIRVTNVASNTSATLSPAFRYGPEMVITGISPGVGSGSGGTEVTIFGWGFDDPVAVTIGGIGAQPIKVSGTEIVAITGAPLPACGGTVSGPTTVTNLEDGNSAEGPEFQFVFVNPSITSISPSSSTAGGTIQITVANPGPGSVRFEIGGQTVIPTAGVQIGPDLFRYSVTVPTNLDFEEEECGVNGTREIPTAFDVTFINVTTTCTDSLPGALTVTPPSTECVEPPVAVVSPTAVAYGDVAVGASADRVVTVSNAGGGTLSVTGASSSNPDYAVTAGPFPASLTAGQSADYTITFTPAAAGASTGTVTFQTSAGAVTVTVSGNGI
- a CDS encoding type 4a pilus biogenesis protein PilO translates to MTGLEGKPLYYGLLVGALIAGMLVALVHFFPVATLKTEIQTLEDEIDTLETRIAEGRAAERELPQFRDEVARLELELERLKKILPSQRNTEEIIKKVKALVDEGDFVLKNLNFPEFNAVESDIYMEWPISVALDGRYHDLAILFNKLGNFSRIMNVENIQIDALSQQDERTVSSQFTAKTFVLIEETGNEEGTPGGE
- a CDS encoding pilus assembly protein PilP, producing MNRLRLLAFLLAILLIPAGLAPAQEATSAEPESEQESAPEDVLQDLESILEEDAVDTYRYDPQGRRDPFRSLIRGRESAVRTDVPPGVPGFLIDEIDLQGVIRSRSGLVATIKGPDNIGYTIRPGDKLYDGEVLRITPTAVYFRQEVNDPTLIERQREVVKELDNRPGGRG
- a CDS encoding PilN domain-containing protein → MIRINLVSEGRGPRGGGAASAVGGAMTEAAPGDLNNKVLVGIALVGLILAGAYWFLFWSQRNRLENQAVELRAEAQALEKIIREVEQFKQRKADLELRINLINDLKKNQKMPVRVMDRVSQNLPDLLWLTSMRVTGTQVEIEGQALNTAAVAVFVENIKGDPLFAEPNVRRISRQGNTEVYQFQMGFTFFLPQLPEEAEQGEIVEPAA
- the pilQ gene encoding type IV pilus secretin PilQ, which codes for MADVLEERVMVEVGMMRMKLQYVLGGALMLAAFGCSSAGVTPDDPSSPVRASAVSGESVEKPVLTSIRSELVPSPRLVFNTTQHPSYTSYSPQADVFVVDLPSVTRAAGLEIPSNLPPIVASLAAEEVFELGTPITRITVRLTGDLDPSVSTEGKNLVISLGETDPVAIADEPAAQWGDDEGVRLAEPVVTSEALPTAEPVVPILDEPLEDSSEPAIATVTEPRLVIVPDQMASNLLGVKVETTSEGLVVKLRTDGRVDYKSFTLPDPARIVVDLNGLVNRSERSVISTGSASVQRVRVAQFSSDPDPVARVVLDLKGDHPYTVRQAAEGLEVVMSDAARPVRTMLASEIDTDLPATRVAPKMTAADLPREAPEDVFRVSDAAGVEQDATHLVYAPQTVREPEPPPQERPIDTSVIRSTVEQEPVDDVFQQGVTPGATVEGGTVLLPGESREVGAMERIFTGEPIDITFTNADLIDVLRLFSEITGLNIAIDPEVRGTVTVRFEGVPWDQALDLILRQNDLTYTYSGNVMRIGTINRLTAEAVRTRELAEEERNNVPLRTVIKYLSYARAPDVQSILSALSTPRGTIIVDARTNQLIISEVPDVLQTMFDLIETIDVATPQVMIEARIVETTKNFARQLGITWGFNGTLDPALGTGTGLTFPNRVDVTGGPFDFGAGNPVLDLSFMDVLGTFDLDVLLTAAESEGLVKVVSAPKVTTQDNQAAEIQSGVQIPVQTRVNFTTTVTYIDATLRLSVTPQVTAVGTVIMDIQVQKTEPALGLTVVGGTNSPLITRRAQTKLMVRDGGTTVIGGIYQATDNNAQSRVPFLHQIPVLGNLFKNNDISSRHDELLIFITPRIVRVQ